The sequence agaaacatataaattaaattttctcagttttctgtaattttgaaatctcgcaatctttgtaattttgaagtctttgtaatcttgaaatcttagtaatctttataatctttgaaatcttgaaatctttgtaatcgtgcgattgaatcgctttttgtaaataaaatcaaaaatatttttattcgttcttagtataaagtaaaatgttcaaggaagtggtacttatctttcatgcgagtcgttgttgttgtcaaagaagtgaataaatgccttgaatgTATGAATTTcacgcagcaaaaagaagtgtgagaagtgagacttgaacccttgacctgcttcttggatttttcgcaccataccaactgtgctaagcctctcttgcgaaataatcaaaggtcttgcgaagtaatcaaattccaactgtgtaagaggaaATTCTgcataaatttcgcataatagaaataaacatgcgagaagcaagaattgatcccgcgacctgctgcttgcattcatgcctcctgaccaactgtgctaaccctctcttgcgaaataatcaaagaatgtGCGAAGTAATcgaatatcaactctgcgaaatgaatatttgcgaagcaaaaattatttggtcacagggagaatcgaacccatgtcctctagttgcatactccttctctgaccatctgcgctacttgttgcttgcgaaagaaacaaaTAATGCtatactttattccatttcttcgcctttaggatttcaaaaatgtgcgaaaaattaagcttgatgagggattcgaactcgagtcttacaactcactctagcgaagcttgaccaactgtgctacctcttgtttgcgcactaatgaaacaatattgcgaaattattcattttttcgctatctgtaaaaagaagaaaactatgctcgcagagaagttcgaacttgcgaccacgaacgtacatattgttctcttgaccaactattcaagaatctctttgcgaaataaacgcacaatgtttttctcttattcttttattctcccatgcaaatgagaagaaaatgaaaaatatgtgtctctgcgaaattcgaactcGTGACCTATTGCTTACTCGCTCCAGCtaaaaccatctgtgcgaatttctgtttgtgataaaattgcagcatctgcctcttatcttttcttcgtctttccttaacttctttcacatttgccttcttctcctgaacatgaaaatcttccactgaaacttccattttctccttaaatttcaccacaacaactaattttttctctcactcttttcatgtctttgaattgttgatgatgtttattccctgaaagtgtgatttcttccataaaatttccatttttgaacctaaattttgtagatctagaaaaatatgaacagtagctaatcttcatgaaaatttattgaatcaacaagttacaggaaggataaatcctttactcgttccctgtttctagcgccaaaaatgtagttgcaggaaatcctacaacacaccccttgtattatcatgactaggATTTCTATATCTAatcttatttgatatgaaaataaagataaagataatgaaaatagaaaataagacacaagatttacgtggttcgatcaatttgatctacatccacggggttaagttttactatgattatttgtaattacatcttgattacatggagactccattaatgagtatttggatctctaggttcttgaaggaggaagaagaatgagataataataatacaaccaattctactttctctctctacagaatgtatcctctcctaaagcgtgtctctctttctgattatctatcccctttctctctcttgcctttctctttatataggtgtttacatagtggatgacagctaatgtacaactaagatttcccctaagttcggatctggcttgcgatgatatcgcaagcttacaaatgttaatttcgcagatcttctaatcttcgtaaagttattacatttttcttatgtttaagctaatatcacctattgtattgtttctcaaagtgctctgcgacatttttgtaatgcgttgttaagaatttcgcgagcgtatcgttgtcgcgaaattctgatcctacattaataaaatatttattgttcAAAAGAAAGTCCTAGAAATGTCTACTACGAAGGATAAAGAACATTTAAATGTTTAAAGAAGATAGAAGTAAATCTACTCGTCAGACTCATCTGAATTGTAAGATTCgtcatcactgtccttctcgtcATCCGAGTCATCAGATTTGTCATCGATATCTTCCTCTTCATCGGAATCAGCGTCAGGGATGAAGTCTGGACGAGCCTCAGGATCATCATCTGAGTCCGAgtcttcttctgcttcagcttCGGCTTCAATTTGCTTCATGGTCCTCCGAAACTCTCTTTCGTATCGGTCAGGCTTGATATTGCGCTCTGTAAATACCCACGCAGTCTCCTCTTCAGAAACATCAGCATCAGAGTCAGAGGGTACCCCATCAAGGAATTGACGTCTCTCCTCAGCCGCTTGTACTCAGTGCCGGATTCGATCCCTTCTGCGTTGACGATTCtcggcttcatcatcttcagcctTCCTCTTCATAAGTTCAGCATAAGTGACCCTGCGATCATTCACGGGTACGCTAGACTTCGCTTCCTCATCATGAGTTGTCTTAGCTTTCGATTTGGCTACAGAAGctttggaatcctcatcagaggagctggaggaggaagaggagtaaTAATAATCGTAATTGTTGCCGCTGGAAGTTGacattttctgaaaccaggagcatAAAATTATCAACATGCAAGTGAAtccatctgcaaaaatggtaattcttaactcttacctctttacgattccactaacgacAGTGATAGTGGTAATCCAAGAGTTAAACACCTCAAAACTCGTTCATTTTTTCAAAACCTGCAAAAGACGAACGAATcttagattttcataaaatcatgaacatttctactgcgtgaacattcaccatggaattatgaaaagctaaaacaatatctcatcataaataattgtttactttgaacattattcaaaaatcagttttgaaaatatatgtttacaaaacatgaaataataactcacgttttatttttagtgagtaacaactcacgcaaaaaaaaaaacttttttccttcgtatcgtcgttcgtctttaaaacgaaggtttatttcaattttgtgagaGATCACACCTTATAAtataaagttttgatttacatgaaatctcataaacaaaattttatcactggacacaagttcatgtataaaaaaaaattccttcataCTATCGCCATTctctaaaacgaaggtttatttcggttttgtgaaaactcacttcttttatgataaaactttGGTTCTTATGAAATCTCATAAACTAaactttatcactggacctaggtctacatatattaaaaatatctcctaaatcagggattattgttatttttcaaaactaacgatcatacgaacatacgttttcaaaaaacaagggtttttcaacaaaactcctacTCACCTACACAcatatatgatttcaacatgatcacttcatgaaactcatataaacatcagcaaaaaaaatccacacctggtcggcgccggccggaagttgtCCGGCGTGAAATCTTTCTCCTCCtgttgctggcgtgaaggtggtggagaggtgatgaagttgctggtcgtggaaaaaaaagggattaattcccttttatatcaatttttatttccaaaacctaattttacaaggatttccttatttgggTCCGActcgcgaatcctaaacgaccaaggttccatcgtcCAAAACAGCGGTTCAACgccactttatgctcatcaaacgatgctctatcatgccactgagaacttcattcaagtcatggtatgctcgcactatcaaaatccggtaacgtcttaacttacgactaagctcaattacttatattttttatgaccggaaaatcaccattcaatgctgactgggGAACAcgactttcctcactaagcaggggacttaatgtagatggtggattttcgacaaaggctaaaatcgtaaacccataattatacgaactcctaatccagcaatcagatgtgagtattgagacacgggtctctcatcgaatcctctgactgagaatactttctctcagagtacatgcaaatATGTAGTCTGTCggatggacaacggcatatctcatgaatactgaacacttcagtaattatttctatacagaatcacgagattgacggctcctagacagcttgctctgctagtatagagcgataacgtcttcaggatacaaacaacgagtttccctaactatataaaagatatgaagctccagcaagctcatgtcagaataattaatgctcctagacagcttgctctgctagtatagagccataagttaattattcctaaattcttggattcatccactgaatttccgaaaatattcaaatattttcgcagtatttcgttacttcaatctatggttcttcccagcagaattccatgggtaaGTAATAactattcaacgcacgggcatctgagctacctctgagtaagctccgactcaaaaggtgcaagtgtattcaacgatgatacactaacaatcaccgcacgaacgagtatttcaaaatacgccgaaacgatgaatctatgcaaaataggaaataaaataataaataattaaaatattgaccaaggcgccaagggattgggctcatcgaccggccggccgtgccgtggccaatcccacgccagttttatattttatcatattttttgttattttccttgatcttatgaaaatcctttcatttgaacaaatatccttcgttttgaggaaactcctcagtttcatggtgtttccttcgcatcaaggaaataatataaaattgggaaaaacattgtggggcctTGATTACTGGCAAACCGGCCaagccttgatcccggccggccccacacctcatggtttctcattattttattattattttcctaatctcatgaaaactccttaatctcatggtattttcacaaaaccatgaaaaatataatataaaattatggaaactcgtgggaccggccccatccgtccggccatgccctagccggccccacacgtccttattttattattattattattattttaaggtttccttgatcccatgaaattccttgatttcatggtatttctttcaaattatgaaaattccttcaaatcaaggaaaataatacacaaaaattacataaaattagggaaacttgtgggactgggcccaagccggccggccatgccctaaccggccCCACacgcctttattttattattttaatattatttgcttccttgatcccatggaaactctttcactttaaggaaactccttaattttaacaaacttccttgatttcatgatattttcataaaatcatgaaaaatattataaaattaggaaaggcaccatgggaccgtggtcactagacggcaggccatgccttggctccagaggtcccacgcctcatattccttcattttataattattttccttcatctcatgaagtttcctcagtttcagcaaaaccctgatttcattgtattttctcaaatggttgctcaaacgcacgccagaaaatatcaaaattctcaagactgagacgcggacgtgagcatgttaccttgaccgaccaaggttggctctttggttcgcaatgatccggtcccacgtattttcatggtttgacctaatttgcgcaattgcacgtattaggtccaagactcttacAAATAATTTAAGAATTTCATGAAGTGGTCAGCATTCGATCCAACGACCATCCAtggttggtttcatgaccccttggttggtctctcacctctccataattaattaggtttatcacctaaggctcagacgagcattatatgaaaaatgattgaaccagcatttgatcatcttttcaccaactcttcaaggggtcttggtatttgctcacgcgagcatatggacgctacatggtcgacccactgTCTCATGTAGCcgttcctccttcattccatggttaaatttttaataaactatcactcggtcatcaattgatcaaattaaggtttctgagtccaaggatcataattccatattcgaacgctaataattttacgacgatctcatgatcaccattttattatactcggttcaactaccagtattctaattaatgttttatttcggtcacgctgccaataattcatcagacgagcaacacttgctcagatgagaaatatttgctcaaaccaaggaatattggttcaactatcaatattcaacaattcgtcaagtgagcaatacttgctcacctcaacgtgagaattatacctatgtctcaatagacacgttcaattcatgagtctcggaacattttgcaaaatcatgttcaactcagcaaatacatggactcatcgtcccataaagtcatgaagtcaacaactggctaattaaccacgagacatcaatcttgtcacttggggggatatcaactagggttttggtctggcggtctacggcacgtgtgttcatacacacgatagaatgtgagcaagtcgtgcaatcagttgaaggagttaacaaagtagtggatggaaaatcgatcaagtcttcgcacgatgagcaactggtttcaaacacgatttccatttccccactctttgattccatcaactgtcacacttcatgggatcatggtgtctacaattccagcaatataaacaagtctctgaaatcatgattgaatatacaagaatctcacgtcaaacagacaacacgagattaacaactcaacatctgagtaatcactctcaacagagattcaatcattcagaacttatcttattcagaatacataacacacctacaatctttgattaccattgattccacacatttctcagcttccctcttacagatcgacccatcctctcttgtgaccgaatttactctggaatggccattgtcttggtttaggccggagtactacagattgatctctcgaattcaaagcactcccttcttgtagtgcatctgtgtgaggttgaacatttcgctcggttcaaggagcctcctccgtacggtcgtctccttaattccgtaaaaaccagcaaatcgttttgccccatctacacctatcaaatcaccaattatgggtttcacggttctaccaaaacaagttcggttctacctccatgtgagtattgtgcatagttacCCTAGTtatcaaaatttggttgactaggtactaggatcggtttcccacaaTATATGGTAACTacatgtattcggttgcacatgtccataggataggttcccccaaaactacaaacttgttgcacatgttcataggatcggttcccccatctactaaaaacgtgttgcacctattacaaggatcgattccctcttgtaaatttgttgcacctcttactaggatcggttccccaatgactagataaaagttgataTTTACAAGTCatagatcataccatcttgagtgattacttaagatcggtttcacttataaaagtcataccaatacataagtcaggccttgtgaatagttttaccaagatatataaacaagtttatgagcggttatactaaacacacatattggtaattcaaaatggatttgcaatgaataacaataccaataagcctagcgatttccctttcgattcacaaaacaagtttatgaacttacttcctttaaacgaatgtaaaacattgtttcctatgatgaaatcttcactcatacccatacataatcacaatagcattcatatgatcatgtcgatgtcttatatacaaagtttaatggttaagcaataaacctcgtattgtattccttaatactatgtctaactagagtatcatacacaacttcgcagttatgttttcaatatgcacgacttgaaagatacgttagggaaagaaacagtccaagtcaaatattactaacctcaagaggaaggatgatgttatcattGTAGcttcatacttcttcacattcttcaagtcttcatgcaatacttgtaagtctcatatcctaacactttcaagctaacctatacgaagttgactctagtatataatcgagcaactctttaaatgagttttgattcactaacatatgacaaccaaacttgacataccaacgcttggtgggttcaaccgagatatgctctaacaatctccccatttgtcaattttagtgacaaaactcttatatcaaatggataaacaaattacaaaagttcattatactcatgcgcttgattccaagttcaacatcacaaaacctgcattaaattcaatccttaaatgtcgctgctgacattataataacaaagctaatactcccccgaaaggtaagataagtagattttcaatccgcacgtctttgttatatccatgtagttcctcataactatat comes from Papaver somniferum cultivar HN1 chromosome 7, ASM357369v1, whole genome shotgun sequence and encodes:
- the LOC113294630 gene encoding uncharacterized protein LOC113294630, with product MSTSSGNNYDYYYSSSSSSSSDEDSKASVAKSKAKTTHDEEAKSSVPVNDRRVTYAELMKRKAEDDEAENQETAWVFTERNIKPDRYEREFRRTMKQIEAEAEAEEDSDSDDDPEARPDFIPDADSDEEEDIDDKSDDSDDEKDSDDESYNSDESDE